In one window of Acaryochloris thomasi RCC1774 DNA:
- a CDS encoding DUF3593 domain-containing protein — protein sequence MISKDTLFALSLFPYLGFLWVVTKSGLFPRLAIIGFYLTLLFVAVTIPAGVYALQKYGLTLADVDFLHGGAEVFLTLSNIFIVLGFRQAIQEKREA from the coding sequence ATGATTTCTAAGGACACCCTCTTTGCACTGTCACTCTTTCCCTATCTAGGCTTTTTATGGGTCGTGACCAAATCGGGCCTGTTTCCTCGCCTAGCGATAATTGGCTTTTACCTAACGCTGCTATTCGTTGCAGTGACAATTCCAGCAGGGGTGTATGCACTTCAAAAATATGGCCTGACCCTAGCCGATGTTGACTTTTTACATGGCGGAGCAGAAGTGTTTCTAACACTCTCCAACATTTTCATTGTCCTGGGGTTTCGGCAGGCCATTCAGGAGAAGCGAGAGGCTTAG
- a CDS encoding DUF2499 domain-containing protein codes for MHALSIPTWIIHISSVVEWLVAIWLIWTYGDVTQNKSWRWLSLAMLPLLISAMCAITWHFFDNPPQLEWMVTLQAFMTVVGNTTVWLAAWWIWRQHKAAQEGTA; via the coding sequence ATGCACGCGCTCTCAATTCCAACCTGGATTATCCACATATCAAGCGTGGTTGAGTGGCTCGTTGCAATTTGGCTGATCTGGACCTACGGCGACGTCACCCAAAACAAAAGCTGGCGGTGGCTCTCCTTAGCAATGCTGCCTTTGCTTATAAGTGCCATGTGCGCAATCACCTGGCACTTTTTCGACAACCCTCCCCAGCTCGAATGGATGGTAACGCTTCAAGCGTTCATGACCGTTGTGGGTAACACCACCGTTTGGCTTGCCGCCTGGTGGATCTGGCGTCAGCATAAAGCGGCGCAGGAAGGTACAGCCTAA
- the csaB gene encoding polysaccharide pyruvyl transferase CsaB: protein MQKIQAVLCGYYGFGNGGDEALLAALLQMLPEHVTPLVLSSDPAATEKLHGVESCDRNHFSTVFSALRSSQAFIWGGGSLIQDATSALSPVYYTGLMFLAQRLGLKTIAWAQGIGPLNYRRNRWLAKQTFKGCAGVSVRDRNSTQFIQDWKLQASQAPDPVWALDATSVYRRVELPNPRIAVSLRAHPLLTPQRLQHLSEALVLFQNQTQASILLLPFQPRQDLDIAQALQKQLQGPSQVLQLSDPRQLKGVFQTVDMTIAMRLHALIMAAAEGCRCVGLSYDPKVMQLMTDIDCPGWELEDLPTQPQTISQVWVEHYRQGQGLTEASRNGRCSQALEHQKILEQVL from the coding sequence GTGCAGAAGATCCAGGCGGTTTTATGTGGCTACTATGGCTTTGGGAATGGCGGAGATGAGGCGTTGCTGGCGGCGCTGCTGCAGATGCTGCCGGAGCATGTGACGCCGCTGGTGTTGTCCAGTGACCCAGCCGCAACAGAGAAGCTGCACGGCGTTGAGAGTTGCGATCGCAACCACTTTTCCACCGTCTTTTCTGCCCTGCGGTCCTCTCAAGCCTTCATCTGGGGCGGCGGTAGCTTAATCCAAGACGCCACCAGCGCTTTAAGTCCGGTTTACTATACAGGACTCATGTTTCTGGCTCAAAGGCTCGGACTTAAAACAATTGCTTGGGCGCAGGGGATTGGTCCCCTTAACTATCGTCGCAATCGCTGGCTAGCAAAGCAAACCTTTAAGGGCTGTGCAGGGGTTAGCGTTCGCGATCGCAACTCCACTCAATTCATCCAAGATTGGAAGCTGCAGGCCAGCCAAGCCCCTGACCCCGTTTGGGCGCTGGACGCCACCTCTGTTTATCGGCGGGTCGAACTCCCCAACCCTCGCATTGCCGTGTCGCTGCGTGCTCACCCCCTGTTGACACCGCAGCGACTGCAGCACCTAAGCGAAGCGTTAGTGCTGTTCCAGAATCAAACTCAAGCCTCGATTCTGCTGCTGCCCTTTCAGCCCCGCCAAGATCTAGACATCGCCCAAGCGCTGCAGAAACAGCTCCAAGGGCCGAGTCAGGTGCTGCAGCTCAGCGATCCGCGTCAGCTCAAAGGCGTTTTTCAGACCGTAGATATGACCATTGCCATGCGCCTCCATGCTTTGATTATGGCTGCGGCAGAAGGCTGTCGCTGCGTGGGTTTGAGCTATGACCCCAAGGTAATGCAGCTCATGACAGATATCGACTGTCCCGGCTGGGAACTTGAAGATTTGCCCACTCAACCGCAGACGATTAGTCAAGTTTGGGTTGAGCACTATCGTCAGGGACAGGGGCTGACCGAAGCCAGCAGGAATGGACGATGCAGCCAAGCTTTAGAACATCAAAAGATTTTAGAGCAGGTGCTTTAG